Below is a window of Terriglobia bacterium DNA.
CTCGTCTGTTTTCGCCCGGCGCTGGTCACCAATGTGCACCGAGGCGGAAGCGTTCTCATCACATTCCATGAGCCTGGATCGCCACCCGCCAACAGCGATTCCGCCTAAACCACCGCCTGGATGCAGCAGCGGCAC
It encodes the following:
- a CDS encoding RES family NAD+ phosphorylase yields the protein MSPTRYISSQQLARELLASGLAGLVHPSVRRKDGTCLVCFRPALVTNVHRGGSVLITFHEPGSPPANSDSA